TTCGGCCACCAGAGCGCGTGGCGCTTTCGCAGCAGGTGCAGCGGCTGTATAAAGGACGAAGCAGTGGGCAAACAATCCAGATGGTGGAGTCGGTGGGTTTGCGGGAAGTGGCGCAGGCGCAGGGCCTGCTGACCGTGTATGTGCACGTTCCCGTGATAACCACCGATGACTTTCGAGAGTCGTTAAAGATGATTGGGTATTGGGGCCAAACCGATTCATTCGCAACCTGTGTAGCTGTCGAGGAAGCGGTCCCTTTGGAGGAAGAATGCATCCTTCCTTTACGAACCCTTCCCTGGCGAGCGCCCATTGGAGCGTTTTTTAGCTGTGTCTTGACCGAGTTTCGCCACACAAATCTCTCCTGGGAAGAAGTGGTACCTGAGGAGCAGACTGTCGAGGAAGATCCCCTTTTGAGAGAACTCTATGTATGGCCTATGCTCCTCGCAGAACATCGTGCAGGAAATAAACTGCTTGTTCGCAAATCGTTCAAGGAGAGAACAGTATCAGATAGATAGACCCGGAAGGAGACCCACGGGGAAAGCAGTTGAGATGACCAATTCCAAAAGATCTGTCTCCAGGGTAGTGAGAGCGCAGAGCTTGGCGACGGGAGTGATGGACACAAGAGGTTCTCCTTGGAGAACGTGTTGAGCTTTCGTTTGCTGGAGAGTAACCTATTATAACTGCCTGAGAAGCAGAGAGAGTTTGAAAATAATTCAAGCAAACTTCATAAAAATGTGCATAAAAACCGTTCGGTTGGAGAAACGGTATATTTGACTGCGGTTGCAATGGCCTCTATTCCAGAGATGGATTTGAAACGCGCGGGGAAGTCTGGATGGCGTGCCAGCCAGGAAAGTTGCAATGGCCTCTATTCCAGAGATGGATTTGAAACCTGCGCGCGCCGCGCAATCAGCAGCCAGAGGCCATCGTTGCAATGGCCTTTATTCCAGAGATGGATTTGAAACATGGTGTAGCAGTACCATTCTCGGAACGCTTCTGGTAGTTGCAGTGGCCTCTATTCCAGAGATGGATTTGAAACTACGCTTTGCCATGCCCAATGCCCGCTTCTACAGCGCGTTGCAGTGGCCTCTATTCCAGAGATGGATTTGAAGGGCCCCCACCAGTGCGACGACCATCCGCGGGTTCAGGATTTACAATGACCGCCATTCCATAGATGGATTTGGAGGTTTTACAGGCCTCTGCAATATTGCAAGTTTGATGAGGAAGAGTAATTGTTGAATTTCAAGCTATGCTTCCAGCACACGCAAGCAAAGATGTAACTCTTCTCAATGCCTTTTCCGGTTTCTGATCGAGTGAACGGAAATGGGATGAGGCTGTCCAGGCAGTGCATTCCTCATTCCAAGGCGAGCGGGGGGTTTTGAGGTGCTATTTTGCAGTAGGATTCAAAGCAAGCGGTATTGTTATGACTACAGGAGAAATAGGCTCTCAGCAGCGCTAAATTTGCTCACTGCACTGCAAAACTGCTATTACTGCACTACAAAAATGCACCTACTGCACTGCAAAGTCACACCCAATGCACTGCAAAATCAGCGGTTACAAATTAGCTGAGGAGCCATGCTGAGTGAACTGCTTCCACTGAAGCCTGGGATGATCGTTGCGCTGATCGGGGCTGGCGGCAAAACAACCACTATGTTTCGGCTGGCAGCAGAGCAGGCGGCTCGCGGCCTGCGGGTCATCACCACCACCACCACCTATATCTTCCCGCCGGGCGCAGAGCAGACGGGAACGCTCGTGCTGGAGACAGACCGCGCAGCCTTACTGGCGGGAGTCGCCGCTGCGCTGGCGAGGCAGCTTCACATCACAGCAGCCACAGCGGCTACCCCTGAAGGCAAACTGCGCGGCGTGCCGCCAGAGTGGGTAGCTGATCTGCTCAGCCTTCCAAAAGTGGACTTCGTGCTGGTAGAGGCCGATGGCGCAAAGGGGCGCATGCTGAAAGCTCCGGCGGAGCATGAGCCAGCGATTCCCTCCACAGTACATCTCGTCTTATTGCTGGCGAGCGCCGAGGCGCTGGGGATGCCGCTGAGCGACGCTATCGCGCATCGGCTGGACCGTGTAGAAGCTATCACGAGCTTGAAGGCTGGCGAAATCTTGACACCCCAGGCGCTTGCCAGATTGGCAGCACACCAGGAAGGGTTATTGAAAGGCGTACCACAGGGGGTACCCGCCGTCCTGGCGCTGACACACGTAGATGAGCGCAACCTGGACAGCGCAGAGAAGACCGCCCGGCATGCCCTCGCCTCCGGGCGTCTGGCTGGCGTATTACTTTGCTCATTGGAGTGGGCGCAATTCAGGAAGAACGGGGCATAGCTCCTGAGAGTTGATAATCCATTGCCACCGCCACGATATTGCTCATGTTGAGCATGGCGCGCAATTCGCTGGTATCGAAGGGCGTAGAACGCGCCAGGATAACCACTCCACGAAGCTGGTCCCTTGAAAGCAGCGGAACACCGAGCAGCGCCAGGTCATCTTCCCCAAGCAGTTCTTCTGTGACGCGCCCAACAAAGACTCGCCCCCCTGGCGCGTGTAAGATGGGGCGGCGCTTTTGGGCGACCCAGGCGGCAACCGATTGCTTATCGCTGGCCGGAATGCGCAGTTTCTCAAGTTGAGTATCGTGCGCGCCCAGCCGGGCCACCGCCCTTAGCTCCTGCGCCTCCTCTACATAGCCAAAAATGACCGCCTCATCACAAGGCACTAAGCGGCGGAGCATGGCGACAATCGCCCGCAAAATCTGCGGCGTCCCCATCATACTCGTCATAGCCCGCGCCACATCCAGAAACGCGGCCAGTTGCTGCGCCTGTCGGTGTGACGCTTCTGCCTGGCGCGCTCTGGAAATTGCCAGAATAGCCTGGTCGGCCAGCGCCTGAAGCATCCTGAGCGCCTGCTGGTTGAACATCCTGGGAGACGGGCTTGAGACGGTAATCGCGCCAAGCAATTGCTCGCCCGAAAGCAGGGGTACACACAGCATCGAGCCGCGCACAGGGGCGCCAGACCCCTGGCAGCGCGGATCGCTCGAAACATCGTTAATCAGGGCGGGGGCACGGTTGGCCGTCACCCAACCCGCGACACGTTGTTGCATAGGCGCGCGGACGCGGCTTGATTCGGGAGCATCTTGAGAAAGAGCGGCTATCGAGATAAGCTGATTGCTGGCAAGGTCTACCCCCGTAATCCAACAATGGCGCGCTCCCAGCAACGCCAGCGCGTTTACCATGATCTGTTTGAGCGTTTCAGCCAGATCGCTCACCGACTGGGTATGATGGGCAGCGCGATAAATCGGTCTGGTGGGCCTGGGGCCAGCCGGATCATACCCAAAGCGAGCGCCTTCCTGGTTGCTGTCCTTCATTGTCGGCGCTGAAGCGTTCATAATCTTTTGGGCGCGGATACCCACGCGCTTGCGGCGTGGGAGGAAGCGCCCCCTCCTCTCGATTTCTGGTTTTGCTTGCCTCTGGTAGAATAGATCACGGTGCAAGGCACTCTGGCGAGGCAGCTACCAGAGCAACGGTCACGCACCTTTCCACTCAGGCGTAGGGGGTTCCGGCGAGTAGGCACCGTCGCCGGGTAAAACGCTGGCGGCATCTGCCTACACGGCTGATGTCAAGCAGCCGATGGTAGCCACGACGCTTGCGCGTCGTGAGTTACAAGCTCCCGCCTAAAGGCGGGGGTACTTGACAGTATCTCCCCTTCGTTCAATCTGAGCATCTTCGCTCATATCATCCGCTTCCAGCCGTTGCTCACAGGGCAGCCTGCCAGATTCAACCGCCCTTGCTGCCTGGAGCTTACCCACCAGGCAGCAAAAAGCATGCCAACTTGCCGCTGCCTGTACCGCCAGCCTCCGTGCTGGCGCAACGTTGGCCTGTTGATACGTTGTCCTTGAGAGCGGGCGTCCGCGCTAGCGAGCCGTCTCGCCGCCAGGGACGGCGGCGGTACACGCGACGGCCTCTTGCTCATATTGTCGGGAGGGGTGGCTGTGCTGTCACTCGTGGCTGAAGGTATCGTCTGAAACAGCCTCGGCGGCATCCAGCTTTGCCAGACGCGCCAGATAACGCTCGCGCAGCCGATCAGAGAGCGGCACGCCGCTGCCAGCCCGGCGCAGCATCACGATCTCCGCCATAATACAGAGGGCAATCTCCGCCGGGGTGCTGCCGCCCAGGTCGAGGCCAATGGGCGCGCGCACGCGGGCCAACTTCTCGGCTGACACGCCCTCATCATGCAGCAACTTATAGACCGCCCAGATACGGCGCTGGCTGCCAATCATCCCGATATAGGCCGCTTCGGAATCAATCACTGCCCGCAGCGCCTCTACGTCGTGGCTGTGAGCGCGAGTCACCAGCACCAGATGGCTGCGCGGCGTGATGCGCAACCCCCGCAGCGTTGGCTCGGCGCCGCCAACGAAAATCTGGCTGGCCTGGGGAAAACGATCTTTGTTCGCAAACGAGGCCCGGTCATCAATCACCGTCACCTCAAAATCAAGCGAAGCGGCAAGTCGCGCCAGCGGAACGGCGATATGCCCCGCGCCAACAATAAGCAGGTCAGGGCGCGGCAAGAAGGGGTCGAAGAACACTTCTGCTATGCTGCCCTCAGAGCCAGCATACTCTACAACGCCCGGCTCGCTCGCGCGTATCGCGGCAAGCGCGGCCTCGCGGATGGTCGGCTCAAGAGCAGGCTCCAGGTCAAGCGTACCAGTAACCGCGCTGTCTTCGCGCACCAACACCTGAGCGCCCAACCGCTGATGCCAGGCTCCGGTAGCATGAATCACCGTGACCAGCACAGCAGCCTGATTTGCCGCCAGCGCCTCCTCAGCCGCGCGAGCATACTGGCCCATTGGCAGGTCGAGCGGCGCCAGGCGCGGGCTATTTGACCAGGGCTGTACAAACACCTCGTATGTGCCGCCACAGACGCCCTGGCTGCTCAGCGCAATCTCTTCCGTCAGATCGACATAGACCGACTGTGGGCGTCCGCTCTCAATCGCCAGGAGCGCGCTGCGCCAGATTTCAGCCTCGCCGCAGCCGCCGCCAACCGTACCCGTAATCGCGCCGCCAGGATGTACGATCATCTTCGCGCCCACTTCGCGTGGCACAGAACCACGCCGCTTGACGATGGTCGCCAGCGCAACCGTCTCCCCTTTTTCCAGCGATTCAGCTAATTCTTGAAAGAAGGCGCGCATGGATGCTCTCCTGTTGTCACTTGTAGCGCCGCCATCTTGGCGGCCAACGGCGAGCCGCCTGGAAGGCGGCGCTACAAGGGTACGCTCCTGTGTGATTTCAGCCTCGTTTTCCCCACACCCGTAAATTCTGTAAATTCTATGAACTCGATATACACCATCTTCTTAAATAAAAAATCATCGTCAAGAATTTACGGAATTTACAGAATTTATGGTATTCCCCCTTTGGAGCCATTTTCCATCTCCAGCTTTCGGCTCCTCAAGGTACATCATTACGCATCATAGCCCGCCCTGCTCATCCAGCGCCGCCAGAATCTTTTCGGGCGTAATCGGCAAGTCGCGGATACGCACGCCAATCGCGTCGAAGATGGCGTTGGCGATGGCAGGCGCTGGCCCATTGATAGGCACTTCGCCCGCTGATTTCGCCCCAAACGGGCCGGTTGGCTCCGGGTCTTCTATCAGAAGCGTCGTCATCTGGGGCATATCCAACGTCGTGAACAGTTTGTAGTCCACAAACCCCGGATTGCGCACCCGCCCCCGCTCATCCAGCTTGATCTCCTCACTCAGCGCGTAGCCCAGGCCCATCGTCACCGCGCCTTCCACCTGGCCGCTGGCAAGCGTTGGATTGATCGCCCGGCCCAGGTCCAGCGCGTTCACCAGCCGCGTCACGCGCACCTGCCCCGTCTCAATATCCACCTCCACCTCAGCAAACTGCGCGTAAAAGGGCGCGGGCGAATCGTGAATCGAGAAATCGCCCTTACCCATGATCTGCTGGCGATGGTTCCCATAGAGCGTCTCAATGGCAATGTCGGCAATCGTCAGCCTGGTGGGCGCATCAGCCGACCAGATCACGCCATCGTGAATAGCGAGTTGATCGGCTGGGGTGGTCAAGAGATCGGCGGCCACCTCCAAAATCTGGCGGCGCACCTCTCTGGCTGCCAACTCCACCCCTTTGCCGCTGATATAGGTCGTCGAAGAAGCATACGAGCCGTAATCGAAGACGCTGATGTCGGTATCTGCGCTGTGCATCAGAATCTTTTCCAGCCCCACTCCCAGCGCCTCAGCGGCAATCTGCGCCAACACCGTATCGCTGCCCTGGCCGATGTCAGTTGCGCCCGTCATCACATTGAACGAGCCGTCTTCATTCAGCTTGATCGAAGCGCCGCCCAACTCGAAGCCAGCGACACCGCTGCCCTGCATCGCCGTCGCCATTCCTCGTCCCCGCCGGATGGGGCCAGTGACGCGGGCGCGCTCGAAGGGCTGCCCCCAGCCAATCGCCGCCGCGCCACGCTCCAGGCATTCCGCCAGCCCGCATGAGTTGAACCGGCGATGATGAATAGTAATGCCGTCAATCACCTCAGTATCAATCGGATCGTAATCGCCCTTCTGTACATGGTTCTTGCGGCGAAACGCGAGCGGGTCCATGCCAACGGCGCGGGCGCATTCATCAACATGACTTTCCAGCGCAAAGAAGCCCTGCGGCGCGCCATAGCCGCGCATCGCCCCGGCAATCGGGCTGTTGGTATAGGCGACATCGGCTTGAAAACGATAGGCGCGGGCACGATAGAGGCACAGCGTCTTGTGGCCGCTGCTGCGCACAACGGTAAAGCCATGCGTGCCATACGCGCCGGTATTACCGATGCTGTGCATATCAATCGCCAGAATGGTCCCATCGCGCTTGAGACCGGTACGCATCCGCATAATGATGGGATGCCGGAACCGCCCGGCGCTGAACTCCTCGCTGCGCGAATAATCCACCCGCACCGGACGCCGTGTCGCCAGGGCTAACGCGCCCGCTACTGGCTCCAAAAGCATCTCCTGCTTGCTGCCAAAGCCCCCGCCCACGCGCGGCTTGATAATACGTATTCGGGC
This portion of the Ktedonobacterales bacterium genome encodes:
- the yqeC gene encoding selenium cofactor biosynthesis protein YqeC; protein product: MLSELLPLKPGMIVALIGAGGKTTTMFRLAAEQAARGLRVITTTTTYIFPPGAEQTGTLVLETDRAALLAGVAAALARQLHITAATAATPEGKLRGVPPEWVADLLSLPKVDFVLVEADGAKGRMLKAPAEHEPAIPSTVHLVLLLASAEALGMPLSDAIAHRLDRVEAITSLKAGEILTPQALARLAAHQEGLLKGVPQGVPAVLALTHVDERNLDSAEKTARHALASGRLAGVLLCSLEWAQFRKNGA
- a CDS encoding GAF domain-containing protein; protein product: MNASAPTMKDSNQEGARFGYDPAGPRPTRPIYRAAHHTQSVSDLAETLKQIMVNALALLGARHCWITGVDLASNQLISIAALSQDAPESSRVRAPMQQRVAGWVTANRAPALINDVSSDPRCQGSGAPVRGSMLCVPLLSGEQLLGAITVSSPSPRMFNQQALRMLQALADQAILAISRARQAEASHRQAQQLAAFLDVARAMTSMMGTPQILRAIVAMLRRLVPCDEAVIFGYVEEAQELRAVARLGAHDTQLEKLRIPASDKQSVAAWVAQKRRPILHAPGGRVFVGRVTEELLGEDDLALLGVPLLSRDQLRGVVILARSTPFDTSELRAMLNMSNIVAVAMDYQLSGAMPRSS
- a CDS encoding XdhC family protein — its product is MRAFFQELAESLEKGETVALATIVKRRGSVPREVGAKMIVHPGGAITGTVGGGCGEAEIWRSALLAIESGRPQSVYVDLTEEIALSSQGVCGGTYEVFVQPWSNSPRLAPLDLPMGQYARAAEEALAANQAAVLVTVIHATGAWHQRLGAQVLVREDSAVTGTLDLEPALEPTIREAALAAIRASEPGVVEYAGSEGSIAEVFFDPFLPRPDLLIVGAGHIAVPLARLAASLDFEVTVIDDRASFANKDRFPQASQIFVGGAEPTLRGLRITPRSHLVLVTRAHSHDVEALRAVIDSEAAYIGMIGSQRRIWAVYKLLHDEGVSAEKLARVRAPIGLDLGGSTPAEIALCIMAEIVMLRRAGSGVPLSDRLRERYLARLAKLDAAEAVSDDTFSHE
- a CDS encoding molybdopterin cofactor-binding domain-containing protein, with product MSTSTSEKNSPTITSHDLAVVGRAERRVDARPLVAGAPVYASEYEMPDMLYGRILHSPHAHANILHIDASRALALPGVHAVLTWRDVPRVRHTTAGQPYPELSPYDMYLLDNRVRYVGDWVAFAAAETVELAEEALGLIDVSYEALPAVFDPLEAMKDGAPQLHEPDTHHPNYGTHNGEIYDATHNISAHELLVRGDVDAAMAEAELVVEGEYRVQRIAHCALEPHISIAYLDPYERLNVVSSTQVPYHTRRQLAEALALPIARIRIIKPRVGGGFGSKQEMLLEPVAGALALATRRPVRVDYSRSEEFSAGRFRHPIIMRMRTGLKRDGTILAIDMHSIGNTGAYGTHGFTVVRSSGHKTLCLYRARAYRFQADVAYTNSPIAGAMRGYGAPQGFFALESHVDECARAVGMDPLAFRRKNHVQKGDYDPIDTEVIDGITIHHRRFNSCGLAECLERGAAAIGWGQPFERARVTGPIRRGRGMATAMQGSGVAGFELGGASIKLNEDGSFNVMTGATDIGQGSDTVLAQIAAEALGVGLEKILMHSADTDISVFDYGSYASSTTYISGKGVELAAREVRRQILEVAADLLTTPADQLAIHDGVIWSADAPTRLTIADIAIETLYGNHRQQIMGKGDFSIHDSPAPFYAQFAEVEVDIETGQVRVTRLVNALDLGRAINPTLASGQVEGAVTMGLGYALSEEIKLDERGRVRNPGFVDYKLFTTLDMPQMTTLLIEDPEPTGPFGAKSAGEVPINGPAPAIANAIFDAIGVRIRDLPITPEKILAALDEQGGL